A region of the Nocardia asteroides genome:
CGCCCAACGCCTGCAACGCGACGTGGTCGGCACCCGCCTTCAGATGCTCGACAAGGTGCCCGGTGACCTCGACCGGGCTGCCGTGCACTGTGAGCACATCGATGAGACGGTCACTGCCCGGTTTGGTCACGTCCTCTTCGGAGAAGCCGAGACGCCGCAGGTTCGAGACGTAGTTGCGCAGGCCCAGGTACATATCCACCATCTGCCTGCCGACCTCGCGTGCCCGCTGCGGGTCGTCGTCGAGCACGAGTTTCTGCTCGGCGACCAGCAGGGCGGATCCCAGGATCCGGCGCGCCTGCGCGGTGTGCTCCGGCGTGGTCAGATACGGCAGCGCGCCCGCGGTGCGCGTGCGCGAGAGTTCCAGCACCTTCGGCCCGAGGGCGGCCAGCGCCATCCGGTCCTTCGGGACTCCGGACCCGTCGAGTTCGTCGAGGTATTGCACCAGCGCCTCGTAGGGTTTCCGGTACGGCTTGTTGGCTTCCGGATGACCCGCGCCGATACCGAGCAGGAAACGACCGGGGAAGCGCTGGTCGATCCGGTGGAACGATTCGGCGACCGCGTTCGCCGGGGCCGTCCAGATATTCACGATGCTGGTGGCGACGACGAGCGTCTCCGTCGCCTCGAGCAAGGATTCGACCACCGGCAGGTCAGCGGGCGGCGACCCACCGAGCCACAGCGCGCTGTATCCGAGCTTCTCCAGTTCAGCGGCCTCCTCGGGAGTGAATCCCAGGTAACCGCGCCATACTCCGTACCGTCCGAGACCATCGATCGCCATAAACGTGCGAACCTTTCTGTTGCCGTTGTCTGTCCGGATACCGCTGCTGATTCCACTGTGCCAGCCCGGTTGATCACAGCGACGCCGCGGCGTAGCGGCACGCCGACGGTTTCGGGCCCGGCCAGCGGCGATCCCCATTGGTGGCAGCGATCACGTGCGGGATGACACCGCTGTCCGCAGCGAGCAAGCACCCATTCCAGCGGCGTCGAGAAGCGTGGCGGCGGTCGAGGCAGCCGAACCGGGGTGGGATTCGCAGCTCTTGGACCATTAGGCCCTTCAGGCCCGCTTATTCTCTCCGAACCATCGGCGACGGCGAATCCTGCTGCCGCGTGCGTGTGTCAGCGAGGAAGTAGGGTGATCCGGGCGTTGTGGGCGGGGCTGAGGCCGGTGTGATAGCGACGGGGAGGTTCGACGGGACCGGTGGCCGCGCCGATGCGGCGATGCTCGAGGATGGTGCGGAAGAGGATGCGTGCTTCCGCCAGGGCGAATTGGGCTCCCAGGCAGCGATGGGCGCCGGCGCCGAAGGTCAGCCAGGTGCGGCCGTTGGGTGGCTTGTCGAGGAAGCGTTCGGGGCGGAAGAGCATCGGGTCCGGGTAGTGCCGGGGTGATTCGTGGATGAGCAGAATCGGGACTATGACGATGGCGCCCTTGGGGACGTGGACACCGTTGACCACGGTGTCGCGCAGTGCGCGCCGTCCGGTGAACGGTGACACCGGGCGGATCCGCATCGTCTCGGCGACCACGGCGTCGAGGTATGTGTCGAGCCGGGTGCCGTCGCCGGCGTCGACGGCTGCGTCGAGCTCGGCCCGGGCCGCCGGGTGAACGGCCAGCATGGCGGCGATCCAGCCGAGCGTGATCGCGGTGGTCTCGTAGGCGCCCAGCAGGATGCCACGCATGTTGCGGGCCAACGCGGCGTCGTCGTGCTGGTCGAGTTCGGTGCCGACATACCGGGACAGCACATCCTTCCGGCCGTCCTTGTCTCCGGACGTGGCCCGGCGCGCGGCGATTTCCTCGATGATGACGGCGTCGACCTCGGACTGGCGGCGGCTGAGCGGCGGGTAGGGCAGCGTATAGCCACCGACCAGCGGGGTGAGCAAGGTGACGGCGAGAAAACCGCGACTCTCGATTTCCCCGAACCACCGGCTCACCGCCTGCTTCAGCCGGTCCTTGCGGGGCGCGGCCACGTCACCGAAGACGACGCCGAGCAGCACGCCGATGGCCAGGTCGTAACCGACCTTGAGGAACTCGAACGGTTCACCGACCGGCCAGGTCGGCAGTTCCCGCTGGACCACCTCCACCATGAGATCTTCGTACGACCGGAGTGCCTTGCTCTGGAACGGCGGCGCGAACAGCTGACGTTCGCGGCGATGTTCGTCACCGTCGAGGAAGATCAACGTCTGTTTGCCGAACATCAAGTCGTGGCTGGAGAAGCGGCTGAGCACCTGCCCGACCGAGAAGTCGTCATGGTTGGCGAACAGTTCGCGCACATCATCCATGTCGTAGGTGACCAGCATGGCCGGAAATCCTGGCGGCGAGACGACGAACCGTTCGCCGAATTCGAGCAACGGAGAACGGTGCGTGCCGGGGCGCATCAGTCCACCGATCTGCGCGATGTGGCGGGTGCGTAGCCGGGGGAGTTCACGCAGGGATATCGGGGCATGCGACATGTGGCCATCCTCGACCCGTCCCTCGGCGACTCGCAAACCTGAAATCCCGGCAGTGGCAATAGGCGACGAGCGCCTGCCACCGCCTGGCACAGGAGAACCGGTCGACGTGCCGGTAACGAGCTTGCGCGCGAGCGATCGGAAGCATCACCGCGCGAATGCTGGTTTCCTTACTTCGTTCAGGACCTCGCTGCCGGTTCGAGGCAGGGGTGCAGTTGTGACGTTGACGCCGTGCGCTTTTCGTCGGCCGTGGCCAGCCAGAAGTACACGGGGGGCAGGACTACTTCGATGGCGGTGAGCACGATTTGAAACCAGTGCGGCCAGCCGTAGACGGCTACGGAGATGAAGCGGCCGACGGCGCCGAGTAGGAAGATGCCCGCAAGCCAGCGGATGACGACCGCGGAGATCGGAGATCGGCGGGCAGCCCAGATCCAGCCGACGCCATAGCCGAGGAAGATCGCGCCGAAGAAGCGGCTGAGGCTGTCGGTGGTGACACCGGAGTGCTCCATGTCCGGGACGGCGTGGATGCCGAGGGCGAGATGAAGGATGCCGATCGCGACGCAGGCGACCCCCATCATCATAGACAGCCATTTGAGTGCCGTAGCCATGTTGTTCCTCCCGCAGAGCGTGACGAATGAGGCAGGGGGCCAACTACTTTCATGCTCTGACCGCCGACCGCAAGCTTAGTAGACGTGTGTCTACTAAGCTAGCCTACGGTGCTTGGTAGACGTGCGTCAACTAAAGTGTCGGGGTATGAGCACCCGCCGCCGACTGTCTCCCGATGAGCGCCGTCAGGTGTTGGTCGACGCCGGTGCGCGTCTGTTCGCCGAACGTCCTTACGATGCGGTACTGATGGAAGACGTCGCAGCGGCGGCTGGGGTGTCGCGGGCGCTGCTCTACCGTCATTTTCCGAGCAAACGCGACCTCTTCGTCGGCGTTTACCAGCAGGCTGTAGACCAACTGCTGGTCGCAACGCGCCTCGATACCGAAGGTCCGCTCACCGAGCAATTGGCCGCCGCGCTGGATACTCACTTCGACTATTTCGAGGCGAACGCCAATGGCGTGCTCGCGGCCAATCGCGTACTCGGTCGTGATCCGACCATCCAAGCCCTCATCGCGGGTGAACTCGCCGAAGTGCGTCGTCGACTACTGGATACGCTGGGTGTCGAAGGAACCGTCCGAGCGCAGATATCGTCGATCCTCACGAGCTGGCTCACCTTCGTCCGCGTGCTGACCGTCGAATGGTTGGAGAACCAGCACTACACTCGCGCCGAAATGCTCGAGATCAGCGTCGGCGCGCTACTGGGCGCGCTGCATCCCATTCTCGGTCCGGACTTCCCCCTCTCAGCGCCGAGCTCACGTGTTCACGCTCGTCGAAACACGTCCAGGGGTGGGGATTTCTCATGACGGGCGGTGTGGCGTGATCCGGCCGGCAGCGACCCCGCGGGCCAAAGCTGAACTCGCCTATCAGCTCGTCGAAGGAATCGCCCTCTGGTCGAAAGTCGACTGGCGGGCGCGCGGACTGCACGACCTCGGCAAGCCGGACGGCTTCCACGACCGGCGGGTGCGACGCTGGACCGCCATGTTCGAGCGCGTCAAGGGCTGGGACGTCGAGGGCATGGACACCGCCACCGGATGGCTGCGCGCCCATCGGCCCCTGGATTTCGTACCCGGCGTGATGCACGGGGACTACCAGTGGGCGAACGTCATGTATCGCCACGGCACTCCGGCGCGGCTCGCGGCGATCGTGGACGGGGAAATGGGCACGATCGGCGATCCCGAACCCGACCTCGCCTGGGCGCTCGAGGGCTGGCCCGAGGATACCCACGCCCCGGGAGCAGGCGGCAGGTCACAGGCCCTTGAAGCGACGAATTCGCCGTCGAGCCCGGATGGCGGGATCGACCACTACCGCCGACCTTCGGTGGCGTCGCCGGCGTGTGCTGCCTCACCCCAGATATTGATGGGTCGTGGGATGTGGCATGCTTGTCGGTGAGCACGGGCTGTTGAAGTGATCGCTCGGCTTACTACAGAAAGTAACGCAAAGTACATGACGCAAGGCAGTGTGAAGTGGTTTAACGGCGAAAAGGGCTTCGGGTTCATCGCGCAAGACGGTGGCGGTCCCGACGTTTTCGTCCACTACTCCGAGATTTCCGGCTCCGGGTTCAAGTCCCTCGACGAGGGTCAGCGTGTCGAGTTCGAGATCGGGCAGGGCCAGAAGGGCCCGCAGGCTCAGAGCGTCCGCGCCATCTAGGAGCTGACAAACCGGAAACCCGCGCCACGGCGCGGGTTTTCTTGTTTTCCCGGCCGGACCCGCGTCCTCGCGTTCACCTGCGCCTGGCCGGGCGTGCTGGGTCGTCTTCGGTCAGGGGAGAGCGCCGATACCAGCGCGGGACACTTCACGCCAGGGGCGGTTCAATATTCGATCGGACCGACGGGTGACTGCGTGGCCGGATCGGGTCGTGACCGTCTCCAGAGTTTGGTCAGCAACACCAGCGTGGTCAGCAATACGGCGTGTGCTCCGAAGAGTGCCAGCATCGGCAGCGCGAAGCCCTCGTCGGTGATCGCGCCGCGTTCCCCCACGCAGTACAGGGTGTAATTGACCGACGTGCCCTCCGAATCGTGCGTGGTGTCCGAGACGACCATCGGCTCCGTCACGGGCGAACAGAAAAGGGGTGCGGTCAAGGTGGCTTCGCCGGGCCAGATCGCTACCGGGACCACCATGGTGAGGGCGCCGGCGGCGACACCGGTCGAGGCTGCGGCTACCAGGAGTCGGACCACCGCCTACACCTGCCGCATTCGCAGAAAGCTTCCGGCGCTGTCGAACTCGGCAAGCATCTCCGACCGTGGCGACACCACATTGGTGACTATCCGTATCTCGCTGCCGAAACGGCTCACCACAATCACGTTCACCTGCCCGTCGGGTAGTCCGCTCCGGGTGCGGGCGGTGTCGACGATGTCCTCGATCTGCGATAGACCGGTCACCTCGCTGAGGTTGAAAGCCTCGCTGTCGAGGTCGTCGAATGCCGAAACCCGCACCGGCTGTGCGGGACCGAGTGCGCCGAGGGTGAACGAATAGTCGTCGAGTTGCCCGGCCCGGCCCGGATGGCGGATCCGCAGGCGAAGAGTTGGTTCGCGTGTGGCCAGGTCGTCGCGTTCGGTGAGCAACCGTGTCACTTGATTCGGCTGATTGTGCAGGACCAGCCGGAACTGGGTCGAGTTCGGTGCGGTGAGGAGGATGACGTTCGCTTGCGGGTCAACGGTGCCCAGTCGCTCGGTGAGTGCGGCGATGGCATCGCGGGTCAGTGTGTTGACGAGTCCGCCTCCGCGTGCGCGTATCCGCTGCTCGAAGTCCGCGCGATCAACCGCGCCGAGACATCCGCTGGTGCCGAGCACGGCCAGGCATATCAGGATCGGAAGCCAGCGGCTATGGCGCATACCCCGAATGCTAGAGACTGGGCTCGCGAACTGCTCACCACAGCGCAGGGGCCGGTGACCGAAGCGGAATCCCAGCGGCTCGCCAACCGTGGCGAGTAGCAACCCCTCGTTTTGTACTAATCTATCCAAAATATGTCAACGTGACGATGTGGCACGACCGCTGCCCATCGACGAAGGGTCGGGAGCGAGAGAGCTACACAGGCCTGTCGGTGGGCTCTTGTCCGGCAGTGCATCAGCTCATGCACGCGGCTATCCACCCCGGCGAGACAGGCGGCAAGCACAAGCGAGTTACCGATAGGAGTGCGACCGTGAGTGAGACTCGGGCGGTCATCGAAGAGTTCTTCCGGTGTGCCCGCGCCGGTGAGTTCGATCGGCTCGGCGAGATGTTCGCCGATCAGGTCGACTGGAGCATCTATGGCGCCGACGAGGTGCCGTGGACCGGGCGCCGCAGCACCCGGGAGGAAGCCGCTGCATTCTTCCGTGACCTGCCGGGGTACCTGGAGGCAGAGCAATTGACGGTGAACCGGATCATCGTCGAGGGGGCCGATGCCGTCGCGCTGGGTCACATGCGTCAGCGCGTACGGGCCACCGGGGAAATGTTCGTATCACCGTTCGCCTTTCACATGACGGTCCTCGATGGCCGAATCACCCGATACATTCCCTACGAGGACAGTCTCGCGCTGGCCCGGGCATGCAGGATCGTGAATTAGGACCGCGACTGAGCGTCGAGAGGCGCCATCCGCCTGCCTCAATTGTCGCGCGAACATCGCCCTGCCTGCCGCAGTCCGGGCCAGCCGCTGCAGCAGCGTGCGATGTGCGGCAGCCGGTACCGCCGCCTCAACGGTGTCGAACTTCGGCGTAACCAGCTCCAGACAGGTCGCCGGCATGCCTTAGTGGATTGTCGACCCTTCAGCGGAGATTGGTCGGCGTGAGGATTTCACGCGCCGCGCGTTGTCCGGATTCGACCGCCCCGTCGATGTATCCGGCCCAGCGAGTCGCGGTTTCGGTGCCGGCCCAGTGCAGCGATCCGGTCGGGCGGCGCAATTCCGGTCCGAAGCGGGTCAACGTCGATGGGGTCGCGAAGGCGCCGTAACAACCGCGGCTGTAGGTTTCCGCGGCCCAGTCCTGTTCGATGTAGTGGGCCGGATGGCGCGCTTTCGGGCCGAAATATGCTGCCAGGTCGTCGAGTACCGCGTCGCGGCGTTCTTTCGGCGCCAGGCGAGCCGCGGCTTGGGCATGGGTGGCTTCGAGGAAGCCGACCAAGACCGCAGGGGCGGCGCTGGGCGGACTGGCATCGAAGACCGTGCCGAGTGCGAGCCGGTCGCTGTTGGCCTGGCCGGACAGGCCTCGTGCGCGCCAGAACGGCTCGTCGTAGACGACGTTGACCTTGATCGTCCAGCCCATCGGCAGACGTTGCAGCAGTTGGGCGCGAGCGGCGGGCAGATCCGGCGTGAAACGGATCCGGTGCACCAGCGGCGGCGGGACCGCGATGATCCCGTGCCGGGCCCGCCACTGCCGCCGCCCGGCCCGCACCCGCACCTCGTCGTCGCTCCAGTCGATCTCGGTCACCGCGGCATCGAGAACGATCCGGTCACCCAGCTCCTCGGCAATGGCGATCGACAGTCGCTGGGTGCCGCCGACGACCCGGTCCTGCTGCGCACCGCCGGTCGTATTGATCAAAGAGTCGACGCCGCCGCCCGAATGAATGTAGAACTGCGCCCACAGCGCCGACATCTCTTCCGGTTCGGCGCACCAGACCGCCTCGGTCACCAGCCGGAAGAACGCGCGCCCGGTGGCGGTGTGCGAGTGCTTGCGCAACCAGGTGTCGAAGGTCTGACCGTCCAGTTCGCGCGCATGAGGCGCCGTCCACGGTGCTTGCAGGGGTACTCGTCGAGCCGAACGATCCAGTCGTAGTTGGGTGAGTCCGATGTCGGCGAGCACCAGTGGATTCAGCCGGGGTATCCGGCCCCGGTAGCGGTGGACGCGACCGCCGAAGTCGCCGATGTTCGCGCCGTGATCGTGCGTCGGGTATGTGGCGAACCCGAGTTCGCTCAGCAATGCCAGCACCCGATCCTGGCCGGGGCCGACCCACATCCCGCCGACTTCCACGTACGTGTCGCTGTCCGGTATGTCCACGTTGCGGGTTCGTCCGCCTACGCGCTCGCGGGCCTCCAACGCCACGACATCGCGTCCGGCCGCCGTGAGGGCGCGGGCCGCTGTCAGCCCGGCCGCCCCGGCCCCCACCACGATCACATCTTTGAGATCCGACATTTGCATACACCTAACATCTAAGATACATGATGTATGTGAAGGTAGTCTTGTTGCCGTGACTGTCAAGGGACGACGTGCGGAATACGCCGAAGCCACTCGATCCGCCCTGCTGGAGGCGGGCCGCAGGCTGTTCATCGAACGGCGGTACGCGGAACTGTCCGCCGACGAGATCGCACGGGCCGCCCGACTGACTCGCGGGGCCGTATACCACCACTTCAGCGGTAAGCAGGGCCTGTTCGAGGCAGTGTTCGAGCAGGTCGAACAAGAGCTGACCGAACGTTTGACGAAGGCGCTCGGTGCGCCCGGCGACCCCTGGGACACTGCGGTTCGCGCCCTGACAGTGTTTCTCGACGAATGCGCCGATGTGTCCTATCAGCGCATCGTGCTGCAGGAAGGGCCGTTCGCCCTGGGCTGGGATCGATGGCGCGAACTCGATGAGCGGTACATGGTCGGCCTGATCCG
Encoded here:
- a CDS encoding TetR family transcriptional regulator, with protein sequence MTVKGRRAEYAEATRSALLEAGRRLFIERRYAELSADEIARAARLTRGAVYHHFSGKQGLFEAVFEQVEQELTERLTKALGAPGDPWDTAVRALTVFLDECADVSYQRIVLQEGPFALGWDRWRELDERYMVGLIRGLVDELIRAGVFAPRSPELTVRAIYGLLTELAWSLAETTDDQVRRDAGEIALGMIGSLRRAAE
- a CDS encoding DUF4345 domain-containing protein translates to MATALKWLSMMMGVACVAIGILHLALGIHAVPDMEHSGVTTDSLSRFFGAIFLGYGVGWIWAARRSPISAVVIRWLAGIFLLGAVGRFISVAVYGWPHWFQIVLTAIEVVLPPVYFWLATADEKRTASTSQLHPCLEPAARS
- a CDS encoding phosphotransferase family protein, whose protein sequence is MPFSVRTSPSQRRAHVFTLVETRPGVGISHDGRCGVIRPAATPRAKAELAYQLVEGIALWSKVDWRARGLHDLGKPDGFHDRRVRRWTAMFERVKGWDVEGMDTATGWLRAHRPLDFVPGVMHGDYQWANVMYRHGTPARLAAIVDGEMGTIGDPEPDLAWALEGWPEDTHAPGAGGRSQALEATNSPSSPDGGIDHYRRPSVASPACAASPQILMGRGMWHACR
- a CDS encoding TetR/AcrR family transcriptional regulator; its protein translation is MSTRRRLSPDERRQVLVDAGARLFAERPYDAVLMEDVAAAAGVSRALLYRHFPSKRDLFVGVYQQAVDQLLVATRLDTEGPLTEQLAAALDTHFDYFEANANGVLAANRVLGRDPTIQALIAGELAEVRRRLLDTLGVEGTVRAQISSILTSWLTFVRVLTVEWLENQHYTRAEMLEISVGALLGALHPILGPDFPLSAPSSRVHARRNTSRGGDFS
- a CDS encoding FAD-dependent oxidoreductase, coding for MSDLKDVIVVGAGAAGLTAARALTAAGRDVVALEARERVGGRTRNVDIPDSDTYVEVGGMWVGPGQDRVLALLSELGFATYPTHDHGANIGDFGGRVHRYRGRIPRLNPLVLADIGLTQLRLDRSARRVPLQAPWTAPHARELDGQTFDTWLRKHSHTATGRAFFRLVTEAVWCAEPEEMSALWAQFYIHSGGGVDSLINTTGGAQQDRVVGGTQRLSIAIAEELGDRIVLDAAVTEIDWSDDEVRVRAGRRQWRARHGIIAVPPPLVHRIRFTPDLPAARAQLLQRLPMGWTIKVNVVYDEPFWRARGLSGQANSDRLALGTVFDASPPSAAPAVLVGFLEATHAQAAARLAPKERRDAVLDDLAAYFGPKARHPAHYIEQDWAAETYSRGCYGAFATPSTLTRFGPELRRPTGSLHWAGTETATRWAGYIDGAVESGQRAAREILTPTNLR
- a CDS encoding LLM class F420-dependent oxidoreductase; the protein is MAIDGLGRYGVWRGYLGFTPEEAAELEKLGYSALWLGGSPPADLPVVESLLEATETLVVATSIVNIWTAPANAVAESFHRIDQRFPGRFLLGIGAGHPEANKPYRKPYEALVQYLDELDGSGVPKDRMALAALGPKVLELSRTRTAGALPYLTTPEHTAQARRILGSALLVAEQKLVLDDDPQRAREVGRQMVDMYLGLRNYVSNLRRLGFSEEDVTKPGSDRLIDVLTVHGSPVEVTGHLVEHLKAGADHVALQALGEDYLGSLRQLAPLLTATD
- a CDS encoding nuclear transport factor 2 family protein, which encodes MSETRAVIEEFFRCARAGEFDRLGEMFADQVDWSIYGADEVPWTGRRSTREEAAAFFRDLPGYLEAEQLTVNRIIVEGADAVALGHMRQRVRATGEMFVSPFAFHMTVLDGRITRYIPYEDSLALARACRIVN
- a CDS encoding cold-shock protein; this translates as MTQGSVKWFNGEKGFGFIAQDGGGPDVFVHYSEISGSGFKSLDEGQRVEFEIGQGQKGPQAQSVRAI
- a CDS encoding cytochrome P450; this encodes MSHAPISLRELPRLRTRHIAQIGGLMRPGTHRSPLLEFGERFVVSPPGFPAMLVTYDMDDVRELFANHDDFSVGQVLSRFSSHDLMFGKQTLIFLDGDEHRRERQLFAPPFQSKALRSYEDLMVEVVQRELPTWPVGEPFEFLKVGYDLAIGVLLGVVFGDVAAPRKDRLKQAVSRWFGEIESRGFLAVTLLTPLVGGYTLPYPPLSRRQSEVDAVIIEEIAARRATSGDKDGRKDVLSRYVGTELDQHDDAALARNMRGILLGAYETTAITLGWIAAMLAVHPAARAELDAAVDAGDGTRLDTYLDAVVAETMRIRPVSPFTGRRALRDTVVNGVHVPKGAIVIVPILLIHESPRHYPDPMLFRPERFLDKPPNGRTWLTFGAGAHRCLGAQFALAEARILFRTILEHRRIGAATGPVEPPRRYHTGLSPAHNARITLLPR